A section of the Streptomyces sp. CG1 genome encodes:
- the glgX gene encoding glycogen debranching protein GlgX, giving the protein MQVWPGQAYPLGATYDGAGTNFAVFTEVADRVELCLLHDDGSETAVELRESDAFVRHAYVPGVMPGQRYGFRVHGPYEPGRGQRCNSAKLLLDPYAKAISGSIRWGEEVYGYHFGAPDSRNDLDSAPHTMTSVVINPYFDWADDRPPRTEYHHTVIYEAHVKGLTMRHPGLPEELRGTYAALAHPAIIDHLTKLGVTALELMPVHQFVNDHRLADLGLSNYWGYNTIGFFAPHNAYASWGDRGQQVLEFKSAVRALHEAGIEVILDVVYNHTAEGNHLGPTLSFKGIDNAQYYRLTEDPRYYMDTTGTGNSLLMRSPHVLQLIMDSLRYWVTEMHVDGFRFDLAATLARQFHEVDRLSSFFDLVQQDPVVSQVKLIAEPWDVGEGGYQVGNFPPLWTEWNGKYRDTVRDLWRGEPRALAEFASRLTGSSDLYQDDGRRPLASINFVTCHDGFTLRDLVSYNDKHNAANGEDNRDGESHNRSWNCGAEGESDDPEVLRLRARQMRNFVATLMLSQGVPMISHGDEFARTQRGNNNAYCQDNDLSWVRWPEDDADPRELLEFTRAMVWLRRDHPVLRRRRFFHGRPVEGTHDELSDIAWFTPEGSEMTQRDWDSARASALTVFLNGNAISEPGQRGERIADDSFLLMFNASPGPLDFLVPVDHGRQWQVVVDTAHPEGVPPGAGTKVDAGDRITLPDRSLTVLQRPA; this is encoded by the coding sequence ATGCAGGTCTGGCCTGGACAGGCGTATCCGCTCGGCGCCACCTACGACGGCGCCGGAACCAACTTCGCGGTCTTCACGGAGGTCGCGGACCGAGTAGAGCTGTGTCTGCTGCACGACGACGGCTCGGAGACGGCCGTGGAACTGCGCGAGAGCGACGCTTTCGTGCGGCACGCGTACGTGCCGGGCGTGATGCCGGGACAGCGGTACGGGTTCCGGGTGCACGGCCCGTACGAACCCGGGCGTGGGCAGCGCTGCAACTCCGCGAAGCTGCTCCTCGACCCGTACGCGAAGGCGATCAGCGGCTCGATCCGGTGGGGCGAGGAGGTGTACGGCTACCACTTCGGCGCCCCGGACAGCCGCAACGACCTGGACTCGGCGCCCCACACCATGACCTCGGTGGTGATCAACCCGTACTTCGACTGGGCCGACGACCGGCCGCCGCGCACCGAGTACCACCACACGGTGATCTACGAGGCCCACGTCAAGGGTCTGACCATGCGTCACCCGGGGCTGCCGGAGGAGCTGCGCGGCACATACGCGGCGCTCGCGCATCCGGCGATCATCGACCATCTGACGAAGCTCGGGGTGACGGCCCTGGAGCTGATGCCCGTGCACCAGTTCGTGAACGACCACCGGCTGGCCGACCTGGGCCTGAGCAACTACTGGGGCTACAACACCATCGGTTTCTTCGCCCCGCACAACGCCTACGCCTCCTGGGGCGACCGCGGCCAGCAGGTGCTGGAGTTCAAATCGGCGGTCCGGGCGCTGCACGAGGCCGGGATCGAGGTCATCCTCGACGTCGTCTACAACCACACGGCCGAGGGCAACCATCTGGGCCCGACACTGTCCTTCAAGGGCATCGACAACGCGCAGTACTACCGCCTCACCGAGGACCCCCGCTACTACATGGACACCACGGGCACCGGGAACTCGCTGCTCATGCGGTCCCCCCACGTGCTCCAGCTGATCATGGACTCGCTGCGGTACTGGGTCACCGAGATGCATGTCGACGGCTTCCGCTTCGACCTCGCGGCGACCCTGGCCCGGCAGTTCCACGAGGTGGACCGGCTGTCGTCGTTCTTCGACCTCGTGCAGCAGGACCCGGTGGTCTCCCAGGTGAAGCTGATCGCCGAGCCCTGGGACGTGGGCGAGGGCGGCTATCAGGTGGGCAACTTCCCGCCGCTGTGGACCGAGTGGAACGGCAAGTACCGGGACACGGTACGGGACCTGTGGCGGGGCGAGCCGCGGGCGCTGGCGGAGTTCGCCTCCCGGCTGACGGGGTCGTCGGATCTGTACCAGGACGACGGCCGCCGCCCGCTGGCCTCCATCAATTTCGTCACCTGCCACGACGGCTTCACGCTGCGCGACCTCGTCTCGTACAACGACAAGCACAACGCGGCCAACGGCGAGGACAACCGGGACGGCGAGAGCCACAACCGGTCCTGGAACTGCGGGGCGGAGGGCGAGAGCGACGACCCGGAGGTACTGCGACTGCGCGCCCGGCAGATGCGGAACTTCGTCGCCACCCTGATGCTGTCCCAGGGGGTCCCGATGATCAGCCACGGCGACGAGTTCGCCCGCACCCAGCGCGGCAACAACAACGCCTACTGCCAGGACAACGACCTCTCGTGGGTACGCTGGCCCGAGGACGACGCGGATCCGCGAGAGCTGCTGGAGTTCACGCGCGCGATGGTGTGGCTGCGCCGGGACCATCCCGTCCTGCGCCGTCGCCGTTTCTTCCACGGCCGCCCGGTGGAGGGCACTCACGACGAGCTGTCCGACATCGCCTGGTTCACTCCGGAGGGCTCGGAGATGACCCAGCGGGACTGGGACTCGGCGCGGGCGTCCGCGCTGACGGTGTTCCTGAACGGCAACGCGATCTCCGAGCCCGGCCAGCGCGGGGAGCGCATCGCCGACGACTCGTTCCTGCTGATGTTCAACGCCTCGCCGGGGCCGCTGGACTTCCTCGTGCCGGTCGACCACGGCCGGCAGTGGCAGGTGGTCGTCGACACGGCC
- a CDS encoding SAV2148 family HEPN domain-containing protein: MGSGGLELPPGDEGHEGNSTDVPPGAVSLARPMDAGSIGPELDWDADAWREVRTRAQRAGRAYIWLNLVEQRLRAVVAAVLRPIYEPVHGDDWVVAAAGPAGQEWVQRAVAVREVSRRKGYLLDPADDNVLSFLTLPQLRELMVQHWPCFEPYFDERRDLELALDELEVTRNVVSRNRALSKAVLSQAERASARLLETLGAAGDVPSARRLPVDAVEDLVGDRYADVVAVHPDRVRLMRQFPAEDIFGSARRLDAIGIGLNLLVQNFSGRRLVRLAESGCRVRLLFLNPASSSVKRRERELGMKRGELSRAVEMNILHMRRVRSRLRDPGAFEIQVYDETPRFTAYLVDGDGADGIAVVQSYLRGARGMESPVLVLRNGSKLVKSNDVVEAGLFPTYREEFDLAWADSRPVS; the protein is encoded by the coding sequence GTGGGCTCGGGAGGGCTGGAGCTGCCCCCTGGTGACGAGGGTCACGAGGGGAACTCCACAGACGTCCCGCCCGGCGCGGTGTCCCTGGCCAGGCCGATGGACGCGGGATCCATCGGACCGGAGCTGGACTGGGACGCCGACGCCTGGCGCGAGGTGCGGACCCGCGCCCAGCGGGCCGGCCGGGCCTACATCTGGCTGAACCTCGTCGAACAGCGGCTGCGCGCGGTCGTGGCCGCCGTACTGCGCCCCATCTACGAACCCGTGCACGGCGACGACTGGGTGGTCGCCGCGGCCGGCCCGGCCGGTCAGGAATGGGTGCAGCGCGCGGTCGCGGTCCGCGAGGTCAGCCGCCGCAAGGGCTATCTGCTCGACCCGGCCGACGACAACGTGCTCAGCTTCCTCACCCTGCCCCAGCTGCGCGAGCTGATGGTGCAGCACTGGCCGTGCTTCGAGCCGTACTTCGACGAGCGCCGTGACCTGGAACTCGCCCTGGACGAGCTGGAGGTGACCCGTAACGTCGTCTCCCGCAACCGGGCGCTGTCCAAGGCCGTCCTGAGCCAGGCCGAGCGCGCCTCGGCCCGGCTGCTGGAGACGCTCGGCGCCGCCGGTGACGTGCCCTCCGCGCGCCGGCTGCCCGTGGACGCGGTCGAGGACCTGGTCGGCGACCGGTACGCCGACGTCGTCGCCGTCCACCCGGACCGGGTACGGCTGATGCGCCAGTTCCCGGCCGAGGACATCTTCGGCTCCGCCCGCCGCCTCGACGCCATCGGCATCGGCCTCAACCTGCTGGTGCAGAACTTCTCCGGCCGCCGGCTGGTCCGCCTTGCCGAGTCCGGCTGCCGGGTACGGCTGCTCTTCCTCAACCCGGCCTCCAGCTCGGTCAAGCGCCGCGAGCGTGAACTCGGGATGAAACGGGGCGAACTGAGCCGAGCCGTCGAGATGAACATTTTGCACATGCGCCGGGTCCGCTCCCGGCTGCGCGACCCGGGCGCCTTCGAGATCCAGGTCTACGACGAGACGCCGCGCTTCACCGCGTACCTGGTGGACGGCGACGGCGCGGACGGCATCGCCGTGGTGCAGTCCTATCTGCGCGGGGCGCGCGGGATGGAGTCGCCGGTGCTGGTGCTGCGCAACGGCAGCAAGCTGGTCAAGTCGAACGACGTGGTCGAAGCCGGTCTTTTCCCGACATATCGCGAAGAATTCGATCTGGCGTGGGCGGATTCGCGCCCCGTGTCCTGA
- a CDS encoding 3'-5' exonuclease, with amino-acid sequence MGWHRELLIGFDLETTGTDPREARIVTGAVIEVRAGEPMGRREWLADPGVEIPADAVAVHGISNERAAAEGHPADRVADAIADVLVGYWKAGVPVVAYNAAFDLTLLSAELRRHALPSLSDRLGGAPPAPVIDPYTIDRWVDRYRRGKRNLEAVCAEYGIALDAAHTAPADATAAACLAAAIADRHPKIAALGSAELHQRQIEWYAEWAADFQAFLRRKGDTQAVVDGAWPLRELTESQPA; translated from the coding sequence ATGGGCTGGCACCGGGAGCTGCTGATCGGCTTCGACCTGGAGACGACCGGGACCGATCCGCGTGAGGCGCGCATCGTCACCGGCGCGGTGATCGAGGTCAGGGCCGGCGAGCCCATGGGCCGCAGGGAATGGCTGGCCGATCCGGGTGTGGAGATCCCGGCCGACGCGGTGGCGGTGCACGGCATCAGCAACGAACGGGCGGCCGCCGAGGGCCACCCCGCCGACCGCGTGGCCGACGCCATCGCCGACGTCCTGGTGGGGTACTGGAAGGCGGGTGTCCCGGTCGTGGCCTACAACGCCGCGTTCGACCTCACCCTGCTCTCCGCCGAACTGCGCCGGCACGCCCTGCCGTCCCTCTCCGACCGCCTGGGCGGCGCCCCGCCCGCCCCGGTCATCGACCCGTACACCATCGACCGCTGGGTCGACCGCTACCGCCGCGGCAAGCGGAACCTGGAAGCCGTCTGCGCCGAATACGGCATAGCCCTCGACGCGGCCCACACGGCCCCGGCCGACGCCACGGCCGCGGCGTGCCTCGCGGCAGCGATAGCCGACCGCCACCCGAAGATCGCCGCGCTCGGCTCCGCCGAACTCCACCAGCGACAGATCGAGTGGTATGCGGAGTGGGCGGCGGATTTCCAGGCGTTCTTGCGGCGCAAGGGGGATACGCAAGCGGTGGTCGACGGGGCGTGGCCCCTGAGGGAGTTGACCGAAAGCCAGCCTGCGTAG
- a CDS encoding phosphotransferase enzyme family protein, which yields MDEARARDVLAAAGVLPGPARDAALLALGENAVFAAGGLVVKVGRDAELLQRARRELDIAGWLAGAGVPAVRAAEPKPRLVDGHPVTVWHRLSEPVRPAEPRDLAQLLRRVHALPSPPFALPPRELLGGVERWLRLAGDAIDPEDAAYLRARRDGFAAAAGALTPHLPPGPIHGDALPRNVHIGPDGPVLVDLETFSTDLREHDLVVMALSRDRYGLSAEAYDSFTEAYGWDVREWEGCAVLRGARETASCAWVAQHAASNPKARAEFRRRVASLRDGDEAVRWYPF from the coding sequence ATGGACGAGGCACGGGCACGGGACGTACTGGCCGCGGCGGGTGTGCTGCCGGGCCCGGCCCGGGACGCGGCTCTCCTCGCCCTCGGTGAGAACGCGGTGTTCGCCGCCGGTGGCCTGGTGGTGAAGGTGGGCCGGGACGCCGAGCTGCTGCAACGGGCCCGGCGCGAGCTGGACATCGCCGGGTGGCTGGCCGGGGCGGGCGTGCCGGCGGTCCGGGCGGCCGAGCCGAAACCGCGACTGGTCGACGGGCACCCGGTGACGGTGTGGCACCGGCTGTCGGAGCCCGTACGGCCCGCCGAGCCGCGGGACCTGGCGCAGCTGCTGCGGAGGGTGCATGCACTTCCCTCTCCTCCTTTCGCTTTGCCGCCCCGTGAGTTGCTGGGCGGCGTGGAGCGCTGGCTGCGGCTCGCGGGGGATGCGATCGACCCCGAGGACGCGGCGTATCTCCGCGCGCGCCGGGACGGTTTCGCGGCGGCCGCGGGCGCGCTGACGCCTCATCTGCCGCCGGGCCCGATCCATGGCGACGCGCTGCCCCGCAATGTGCACATCGGGCCGGACGGACCGGTCCTGGTCGACCTGGAGACCTTCTCCACGGACCTGCGCGAGCACGACCTGGTGGTCATGGCCCTCTCCCGGGACCGGTACGGGCTGTCCGCCGAGGCGTACGACTCCTTCACCGAGGCGTACGGGTGGGATGTGCGGGAGTGGGAGGGCTGCGCGGTGCTGCGGGGTGCCCGGGAGACGGCCAGCTGCGCCTGGGTGGCCCAGCATGCGGCGAGCAATCCGAAGGCGCGGGCGGAATTTCGGCGCCGGGTGGCGTCGCTGCGGGACGGGGACGAGGCGGTGCGCTGGTATCCGTTCTGA
- a CDS encoding MMPL family transporter, with the protein MGNRDVRVRGLAARAGGWSARHRWAAVGIWVLFVVLAMGLGSAAGRVDVDEGNQLKGETHTAARIIDDAGIKQPAGETVLIQSKDATVTATGSEFRAAVADVVKAVEGTGKVTAVTSPYDTHTISRDGRSALVQFDMRGDAKTAVQRVEPVLNAVHGVQKAHGSLRIEEIGGASMQKQYKDAFGDDFRQAEYSAVPVALGILLIAFGALVAALLPVALAITAIMATMGLMGLVSHLQPMSDTANSVMLLVGMAVGVDYCLFYLRREREERLAGRDAGTALRIAAATSGRAIIVSGVTVCVAMAGMLFTGLAEFEAMGLASLMVVAVAMVGSVTVLPALLSLLGERVEKGRIPFLSRRRGKRAADEGSRFWTAVLRVVLARPLVSVAVAAGVLLAVAAPALGMKTQQLTLDQEFGKSLPIVQTYDRVNEAFPGGSEPAQVVVRAKDINAPEVRQALAEFKRQAIASGASRGPVDIRLHDGQNIALVSVPLVGGSDMDRAVKSLDKLRDEVRPATLGKVDGLQAPITGQVAGNHDFNDQLLGSVVPVFAFVVVFAFLLMLLSFRSLTVALTSIVLNLLSVGAAYGILVAVFQHGWGASLVGAAGVGAIVTWLPLFLFVILFGLSMDYHVFVVSRIREARTRGRTTTDAIRHGVVTTAGVVTSAAVIMVAVFAIFGTLSMQSMKQMGVGLAAAVLIDATVIRGVLLPAVMALLGERNWYLPKWLHRLPDLTHDESPEPAAAQPAREEGERLPV; encoded by the coding sequence ATGGGGAACAGGGACGTGCGGGTGCGGGGGCTGGCGGCCCGTGCCGGCGGCTGGAGCGCCCGGCACCGCTGGGCGGCCGTCGGCATATGGGTGCTGTTCGTCGTGCTGGCGATGGGACTCGGCTCGGCGGCGGGCCGGGTCGATGTGGACGAGGGCAACCAGCTCAAGGGCGAGACACACACCGCCGCCCGGATCATCGACGACGCGGGGATCAAGCAGCCGGCCGGCGAGACGGTCCTGATCCAGTCCAAGGACGCCACCGTGACGGCGACCGGGTCCGAGTTCCGGGCCGCCGTCGCCGACGTGGTGAAGGCCGTCGAGGGCACCGGGAAGGTCACGGCCGTGACCTCGCCGTACGACACGCACACGATCTCCCGGGACGGCCGCAGCGCACTGGTGCAGTTCGACATGCGCGGTGACGCGAAGACGGCCGTCCAACGGGTCGAGCCGGTGCTGAACGCCGTCCACGGGGTGCAGAAGGCGCATGGCTCGCTGCGGATCGAGGAGATCGGTGGCGCCAGCATGCAGAAGCAGTACAAGGACGCCTTCGGGGACGACTTCCGGCAAGCCGAGTACTCGGCGGTGCCGGTGGCCCTCGGCATCCTGCTGATCGCCTTCGGGGCGCTGGTGGCGGCGCTGCTGCCGGTGGCCCTCGCGATCACCGCGATCATGGCGACGATGGGCCTGATGGGCCTCGTCAGCCATCTGCAGCCGATGAGCGACACCGCCAACTCCGTGATGCTGCTGGTCGGTATGGCCGTCGGTGTCGACTACTGCCTGTTCTATCTGCGCCGCGAGCGCGAGGAGCGGCTGGCCGGGCGGGACGCGGGCACCGCCCTGCGGATCGCCGCCGCCACCAGCGGCCGGGCGATCATCGTCTCCGGTGTCACGGTGTGCGTGGCGATGGCGGGCATGCTCTTCACCGGGCTCGCCGAGTTCGAGGCGATGGGCCTGGCCTCGCTGATGGTGGTCGCGGTCGCCATGGTCGGGTCGGTGACGGTGCTGCCGGCGCTGCTGTCGCTGCTCGGCGAGCGCGTCGAGAAGGGGCGGATCCCGTTCCTGAGCCGCAGGCGCGGGAAGCGGGCCGCGGACGAGGGCAGCCGGTTCTGGACGGCCGTGCTGCGGGTGGTGCTGGCGCGGCCGCTGGTCTCCGTCGCCGTCGCGGCCGGTGTACTGCTGGCGGTCGCGGCGCCCGCGCTCGGTATGAAGACCCAGCAGCTCACCCTGGACCAGGAGTTCGGGAAGTCGCTTCCGATCGTGCAGACCTACGACCGGGTCAACGAGGCCTTCCCGGGCGGCAGCGAGCCGGCTCAGGTGGTCGTCAGGGCCAAGGACATCAACGCCCCCGAAGTGCGGCAGGCGCTGGCCGAGTTCAAGCGGCAGGCGATCGCCTCGGGCGCCTCGCGCGGCCCGGTCGACATCCGGCTGCACGACGGGCAGAACATCGCGCTGGTCTCCGTACCGCTGGTCGGCGGCTCGGACATGGACCGGGCGGTCAAGAGCCTGGACAAGCTGCGTGACGAGGTGCGGCCCGCGACCCTCGGCAAGGTCGACGGCCTGCAGGCGCCGATCACCGGACAGGTGGCCGGCAACCACGACTTCAACGACCAGTTGCTCGGCTCCGTCGTCCCGGTCTTCGCGTTCGTGGTCGTCTTCGCCTTCCTGCTGATGCTGCTGTCGTTCCGCTCGCTGACCGTCGCGCTCACGTCGATCGTGCTCAACCTGCTGTCGGTGGGCGCCGCGTACGGAATCCTCGTCGCCGTCTTCCAGCACGGCTGGGGTGCCTCGCTGGTGGGCGCGGCGGGCGTCGGCGCGATCGTGACCTGGCTGCCGCTGTTCCTCTTCGTGATCCTCTTCGGGCTGTCGATGGACTACCACGTCTTCGTCGTCTCCCGGATCCGCGAGGCCCGGACGCGCGGCCGCACCACCACGGACGCGATCCGGCACGGCGTGGTCACCACGGCCGGCGTCGTCACCAGCGCCGCGGTCATCATGGTCGCCGTGTTCGCGATCTTCGGCACGCTGTCGATGCAGTCCATGAAGCAGATGGGCGTGGGCCTTGCCGCGGCGGTCCTGATCGACGCGACGGTCATCCGCGGGGTGCTGCTGCCGGCCGTGATGGCACTGCTCGGCGAGCGCAACTGGTACCTGCCGAAGTGGCTGCACCGCCTCCCCGACCTCACCCACGACGAGTCGCCGGAACCGGCCGCCGCGCAGCCCGCGCGCGAGGAGGGCGAGCGGCTGCCCGTCTGA
- a CDS encoding DUF1697 domain-containing protein — MTTYAVLLRGINVGGSKKLPMADLRTLLTGLGHTGVRTYLQSGQAVFTSGHGDEESLAVEVARAIEERFGFRVDVLVRDHAYLRAVAEACPFPAADLEPKQLHVTYFSAAVTPDRYADIDQAAHLPEEFRLGDRCLYLYAPDGLGRSKLAEALSRPRLTKGLIATSRNWNTVVKLVELTAPGA; from the coding sequence ATGACGACCTACGCGGTACTGCTGCGCGGAATCAACGTCGGCGGCAGCAAGAAGCTCCCCATGGCCGACCTCCGCACCCTGCTCACCGGCCTCGGCCACACCGGCGTACGGACGTATCTGCAGAGCGGGCAGGCCGTCTTCACCTCCGGGCACGGCGACGAGGAGTCGCTGGCGGTGGAGGTGGCCCGCGCGATCGAGGAGCGCTTCGGCTTCCGCGTCGACGTGCTCGTGCGCGACCACGCCTACCTCCGGGCGGTCGCCGAGGCCTGCCCGTTCCCGGCCGCCGACCTGGAGCCCAAGCAACTGCACGTCACGTACTTCTCGGCGGCCGTCACACCGGACCGCTACGCGGACATCGACCAAGCCGCCCATCTCCCCGAGGAGTTCCGGCTCGGCGACCGCTGCCTCTACCTCTACGCCCCGGACGGCCTCGGTCGCTCCAAGCTCGCGGAGGCGCTGTCCCGTCCACGCCTGACCAAAGGTCTGATCGCCACGAGCCGTAACTGGAACACCGTGGTCAAGCTGGTCGAGCTGACGGCTCCGGGAGCGTGA
- a CDS encoding ketopantoate reductase family protein — protein sequence MRYIIIGAGAVGGTVGGRLAEAGREVVLVARGRHLAALGEHGLRLRVPEGELTYRLPAVDGPGPLGELRADDVLVLGVKTQDTVAALEAWAEVPVAGGGTAADRLPLVCLQNGVESGRLALRRFRQVYGVCVWLPSTFVEPGVVSAAGTPLTGILHLGRMPHGTDDTARRIAADLEAAHFEAPVVPDIDRWQYAKLLWNLGTAFEAVCGPPADEVAHALLARVRAEGEAVLDAAGIARASAEEQRAARGDKVTLVPLDGAPRGGGSSWQSLARGTGTIEADYLNGEIVLLGRLHGVPTPLNELLQRLANRFARERRAAGSLPVAELERLVKEAVAAAH from the coding sequence ATGCGCTACATCATCATCGGGGCCGGAGCGGTCGGCGGGACCGTCGGCGGGCGGCTGGCCGAGGCCGGGCGCGAGGTCGTCCTCGTGGCACGCGGCCGGCATCTGGCGGCACTGGGGGAGCACGGGCTGCGACTGAGGGTGCCCGAGGGGGAGTTGACGTACCGGCTGCCCGCCGTCGACGGGCCAGGCCCGCTCGGCGAACTGCGCGCCGACGACGTCCTCGTCCTCGGCGTCAAGACGCAGGACACCGTGGCCGCCCTGGAGGCCTGGGCCGAGGTGCCCGTCGCGGGCGGCGGCACGGCCGCCGACCGGCTGCCGCTCGTGTGCCTGCAGAACGGCGTGGAGAGCGGCCGGCTGGCGCTGCGCCGCTTCCGGCAGGTGTACGGCGTCTGCGTCTGGCTGCCCTCGACCTTCGTGGAGCCCGGCGTCGTCTCCGCCGCCGGCACCCCGCTCACCGGCATCCTGCACCTCGGCCGCATGCCGCACGGCACCGACGACACCGCCCGTCGGATCGCCGCCGACCTGGAGGCCGCCCACTTCGAGGCGCCGGTCGTGCCGGACATCGACCGCTGGCAGTACGCCAAGCTGCTCTGGAACCTCGGTACCGCCTTCGAGGCGGTGTGCGGGCCGCCCGCCGACGAGGTGGCGCACGCTCTGCTTGCGCGCGTGCGAGCCGAAGGTGAGGCCGTGCTCGACGCGGCCGGCATCGCCCGTGCGAGCGCCGAGGAACAGCGCGCGGCCCGTGGCGACAAGGTCACCCTGGTGCCGCTGGACGGGGCCCCGCGCGGCGGCGGTTCCTCCTGGCAGTCCCTCGCCCGGGGCACCGGCACCATCGAGGCCGACTATCTCAACGGGGAGATCGTCCTCCTCGGCCGGCTGCACGGCGTGCCGACCCCGCTGAACGAACTGCTCCAGCGGCTCGCCAACCGGTTCGCACGAGAGCGCCGGGCCGCCGGGTCGCTGCCGGTCGCGGAACTGGAACGCCTGGTGAAGGAGGCGGTGGCGGCCGCTCATTGA
- a CDS encoding sigma-70 family RNA polymerase sigma factor yields MGDFTEDAGRRLAARFEADRPHLTAVAYRLLGSATEADDALQEAWLRAREADLDEVRNLTGWLTTVVTRVCLNLLRARRNRREEFLDAQDAAHDTPTAVSAEAGDPAQEALLADEVGVALLVVLDTLTPAERVAFVLHDMFAVPFEEIAPLVERTPAATRQLASRARRRVQGRPPAPAADAVRRRRAVEAFLAATRGGDFTALVALLDPDVVLHADALVVPTPAPITVRGAEPVAQGAMAAMARAQVTGLALLDGEFGLVMAPNGRPPLVLAFAFGTDGRITRIDVVAEPERLRATEIAVVDPAREGTGGPGEVDH; encoded by the coding sequence GTGGGCGACTTCACGGAGGATGCCGGGCGGCGGCTCGCGGCGCGGTTCGAGGCGGACCGGCCGCATCTGACCGCCGTGGCCTACCGGTTGCTCGGCTCGGCCACGGAAGCCGACGACGCTCTGCAGGAGGCCTGGCTGCGGGCCCGGGAGGCCGACCTCGACGAGGTACGGAACCTCACCGGCTGGCTGACCACGGTGGTGACCCGGGTCTGCCTCAACCTGCTGCGGGCCCGGCGCAACCGGCGCGAGGAGTTTCTCGACGCCCAGGATGCCGCCCATGACACGCCGACGGCGGTCTCCGCCGAGGCCGGCGACCCCGCACAGGAGGCGCTGCTGGCCGACGAGGTCGGGGTCGCGCTGCTGGTCGTCCTCGACACCCTGACCCCGGCCGAGCGGGTCGCCTTCGTGCTGCACGACATGTTCGCCGTGCCCTTCGAGGAGATCGCCCCGCTGGTCGAGCGGACCCCGGCCGCCACCCGGCAGCTGGCCAGCCGGGCCCGCCGCCGCGTCCAGGGCCGGCCGCCCGCGCCCGCCGCCGACGCCGTACGCAGGCGCCGGGCCGTGGAGGCGTTCCTGGCCGCCACCCGTGGCGGTGACTTCACGGCCCTGGTCGCCCTGCTCGACCCGGACGTGGTGCTGCACGCCGACGCACTGGTCGTGCCCACGCCCGCACCGATCACCGTACGGGGCGCAGAGCCCGTCGCCCAGGGCGCCATGGCGGCCATGGCCCGCGCCCAGGTCACCGGACTCGCCCTGCTGGACGGCGAGTTCGGCCTGGTCATGGCACCGAACGGGCGGCCGCCCCTGGTGCTGGCCTTCGCCTTCGGCACGGACGGCCGGATCACCCGGATCGACGTCGTGGCCGAGCCGGAACGCCTGCGCGCGACGGAGATCGCGGTCGTGGACCCGGCGCGGGAGGGAACAGGCGGGCCCGGCGAAGTGGACCACTGA
- a CDS encoding DsbA family protein — translation MTYRDTAAESAPTRVDFFFDPACPFAWITSRWILEVEHLRPLDLRFRAMSLYLHNEGNELPDWYRDLVDRSIGPVRVAVAAAERHGEKVLRDLYTAFGTRIHERGIKDFDQVIAESLAELGLPAGLSDAAHDPSYDDAVRRSHEAGAEPESGGYVGTPTIHVDGTVWFGPVLRAIPRGAEAAELFDSFRVLARHPDLFELKRTRTGALRFD, via the coding sequence ATGACGTACCGCGATACCGCCGCCGAGTCCGCCCCGACCCGCGTCGACTTCTTCTTCGACCCGGCCTGCCCCTTCGCCTGGATCACCTCCCGCTGGATCCTGGAGGTCGAGCACCTGCGCCCGCTCGACCTCCGGTTCCGGGCGATGAGCCTCTACCTGCACAATGAAGGCAATGAACTTCCCGACTGGTACCGGGACTTGGTGGACCGCTCGATCGGTCCGGTGCGGGTCGCCGTGGCCGCCGCCGAACGGCACGGCGAGAAGGTGCTGCGCGACCTCTACACCGCGTTCGGCACCCGGATCCACGAACGCGGGATCAAGGACTTCGACCAGGTGATCGCCGAGTCACTGGCCGAACTCGGGCTGCCCGCCGGCTTGTCGGACGCCGCCCACGATCCGTCGTACGACGACGCGGTGCGCCGCAGCCACGAGGCCGGCGCCGAGCCGGAGTCGGGCGGCTATGTGGGCACGCCGACCATCCATGTCGACGGCACGGTGTGGTTCGGGCCCGTGCTGCGCGCCATTCCGCGCGGCGCCGAGGCGGCCGAACTCTTCGACAGCTTCCGGGTGTTGGCCCGCCACCCCGACCTCTTCGAACTCAAGCGCACCCGCACCGGCGCCCTCCGCTTCGACTGA